The following is a genomic window from Nitrospira sp..
ACCGGCGCACGGTCCTTATGGCGGCCAGCACCGGCCATCTTGGCCCGACCATTTTTCGCTCAACGAACGCCGGCAAGAGCTGGAAAGAATCCTCCACGCCGCCGGCCTTTTCCAAAGCGCGCGACGGACAGCAGGGCCGTGCCGCCGGCCACACATTTTGGCTGACGCCCTGTCACGCCAACGAACCGAAGGCCTGGTACGCCGGGACCTCTCCGCAAGGACTGTTTCGGTCGGACGACGGCGGAACTACCTGGAAACCGTTCTCCTACATCAACGACGACCCGCAGTATCTCGAATGGATGGGCTCGGTGCAGGACGGCACGCCCGACGGGCCGAAGCTCCATTCAATCATCGTAGACCCACGCGACCCGCGGCATCTCTACTTCGGCATGTCCGGCGGCGGCGTCCATGAATCGACCGACGGCGGCAACACCTTCACGCCGCTGATCAAGGGAATGGAAACCGTCGATGGCTTCAATGCATCCGTCGTGACCTATCACGATCCGCACTGCATTCGGCAATGTCCAAGCAACCCGGACCGGCTCTATCAACAGAACCACTGCGGCATCTACCGAATCGACCGGCCCTCCAACGAGTGGGTCCGTATCGGCAAGACCATGCCGAAGGCAGTCGGCGACGTCGGCTTTCCGATGGTCGTCCACCCACGCAATGCCGACATCGCCTGGGTGTTCCCCATGGACGGCGCAACGGTCTGGCCGCGCGTCAGCCCAGGCGGCAAACCCGCCGTGTATGTCACCAAGAATGCCGGAAAACGCTGGGTGCGTCTCGACAAGGGCTTCCCGCGCACAAACGCCTGGTGGACCGTCAAACGCCAAGCGATGACCCGCGATGCGCACCAAGCCGTCGGCCTCTATCTCGGCACAACGCAGGGCGAGATCTGGGCCAGCCGCAACGACGGAGCAAGTTGGACCTGCATCGCCCGGCATCTGCCGGAAATTTATTCTGTGGAAGCGGCGGCATTCTGACGATGACGGTGCATCTCCCCAGCGCGTTGCGTTCCTACAGCGCGCAACAGAGCGCCATCGAGATAAACGCCTCGACGCTCGCCGATGCGCTGACGGAATTGGATCGCCGATTTCCCGGCATCCGGTTCCGCATCGTCACCGAACAGGATACGGTCAGGCCGCACATTCGACTGTTCGTGAACGAGCGGCAAGCGTTCGATTTACAGACTGCGCTGCGGCACGACGACGAGCTCCATATCGTCTGTGCCTTAAGCGGCGGCTGAACCAAGCGGGTCATTCATCAACCCTCAATCGTCACATCAAGAGAGGTCACCCATGGCGTCACAACCGACCCCGCAACAGCTCATCGAAGGACAGAAACAGGACTGGAACCGCGTCGCAGGCGGTTGGGAAAAGTGGGACCGCGCATTCGACGAACAGATGGCCTTTCTGAATCACCGGCTCGTCGCCGATGCCCGTCTGCATGCGGGGATGCAGGTCCTGGATCTCGGCTCGGGCACCGGCTACCCGGCGTTGCTGGGCGCGCAGGTTGTCGAGAAAAGCGGCCGCGTCACCGGAATGGATCTGGCCGAGCAGATGCTCGCCGCCGCTGAACGAAAGGCCGTGCGCCTCGGCCTGACCAATGTCTCGTTCAGAACCGGCGACGTGACGAACCTGCCCTTCGACGCGAATGCCTTCGACGCCGTCACCAGCCGCTTCTGTCTGATGTTTCTCCCGGAGATCCCGAAGGCCGCCACGGAGATCGCGCGCGTCCTCAAACCCGGCAGCTGGGTCGCGGCGGCGGTCTGGTCCGCGCCGGAGAAAAACCCTTCGATCGGGCTTTCAATGGCAGCAATCAAACAAGTCATCGACCTGCCGCCGCCTGATCCCACGGCACCGGGTATTTTTCGGTTGGCCAAGCCGGGCGAACTGGCAGGCTTCTTCCAGCAAGCCGAACTCGTCGATGTCACGGATCAAGAGTTTCTCGCTGAATGGGTCTATGCTTCAGCGGAGGAGTACTACACTAGCCTGATGGAAATCGCCGCGCCGGTCCAAAACCTCATGGCGAAACTGACCGACGCACAGAAACAAGATGTCAAACAGCGCATCATCCAGGCAACCGCGCAATTCAAGCGCGGCAACCGCATTGTCTTCCCCATGGCGGTGCGGATGGTTGCTGGGCGCAAACCGGTCTGATCCTCCCATGGCAACCAGGCACGATGGCTTCAAAGATTTTGTCCTGGATCAACTAGCCGATCTTCGCGGGCTCACCTGCCAGGCGATGTTCGGCGGGTATGGACTGCGGCATCGCGGGACATTCTTCGGGATCGTTCACAAGGGGCGGGTGTATTTCAAAGTCACGCCGGAGACGGTCACCAGCTACACAGAGCAGCGCATGAAACCGCTCCGCGTCTCCTCGACAATGACACTCCAGGCCTACTACGAAGTGCCCACCGATGTCCTTGAAGATGCCGAACAGTTGGCCCTCTGGGCAGAGACCGCTTGTGCCGCACAACCCTCTCGCCCGACCAGAATGCGAACGGCGGCAACCGCCCGCCGTCCGCGTTCCGTTCAAAAATCCCGTCCCCGCTCATAACTATTTATTCCAGCCCGTAGCAGCAGTCTCGATAGGAACCTATAATGGCCGCATGCTGCATCATCGCCGATCATCCATACAAATGGGCCGAACACATCGAATGTGGAAAGCCTCGCGAGCACGCGCGGTCCATTGTTCATTGTCGATGATGGCCCTTGCAACCCTTCTGTTTGTCGGCGTCGCATTCGGCGCGGAGCCGACTCCCGTTCCCCTGCTCTGGCGAGCCATCCCGCCACCCAGCATCGCTGACCAGCCCCCGCTTCCTAAGAAACCCTGGATTGTTCGCGAGCGGTACATTGCGTTCGATGAGACATTGCTGCGCATCTTGAAAGACGCTGCGGCCAGGCCACATCCGCCGGTCGCCGCCGAACTCTTCGACGCCGGGCGGTATGAACTGGATATCGTGTCCACCCTCGCGCGCATCAATGACACCAGCTTCATCCGGGGACAATTCAAACCGCCTGCCCAGGGCGACTTCTCGCTCGTCATCAACGGCGCCATGGTCACCGGCACCTTTCAACCGGGCCGGCGCATCTTCAAAATCGAACCGCTCGGCAACGGACACCACCGCGTGATCGAAATCGATCCGGAGCAAGAGCCGAAAGAGTGACGAGACCCATAGTCCCGAGCAATCCGGCTTCATAACCCACCAACACCACTGGAGAATTGGCTGCGCGAACAGGAAGGAGAGGCCAGCTACCAATCGGACTTCGTCAGGCACTACTTGCTGCCACTACTCTATCCGGCGGAACTCACACAGAAGATACAACTCGCCCTTGGAACAGTAGTGTTGATCGTAAACATTGGGATCTATGGCTGGCTGTGGCAGACAAGGTGCCTAGACGCAATACAGGTCATCTGGTCTATCTTGTCTATCCGGCCCGCTGAGCTAGATAGACAGAAAAGACCAAACGAACGAGATCAACCTGACTCTCGCCACACGCGCGGCATGATTCCTGACAGATTTTCTTTTCATCAACCGTACAGCTAACTAACAGGCACACGTGGCGCCACTGGAAGTCGTGCCCGCACTTCCTGATATATCTGTGTAATGCCAGGCATTGTCAGCGTGACGGCAACAGCAAATGGGATAGGGTCGTCAATTATGGAGCCTTGATCGGGTTGGCGTTGGATAGTAAGAGTCACAACCTGGTTTGCTCCCACAACAGGAGCCCTCTTTCCCTCCCAGCGCTTGGAATAGACAGTTCCACGACGACTTTGGTTTTGATCGGGTTGTGTTTGGGCAGCTTCAACTCGTAATGCAGACAACTCGTCTGATTCAGTCAAAATTAGACGAACAGCTCGGTACGACTGCCGCCCAGGCAAGATAGGAGTAAACCAGGCTAGCGTCGCGAACAAGGCGTGTAGCTGCGCTTGTCCATTAAGGCAGATAGGCACTGGGACTTCCACCCTAACCGCCTGTTCTCTTGGCAGAGTGCCGGTTGTCCAGAAGGTTGCTCGATCTTCAGTGCATGAAATTGCCATATCGGAGTCGGTCACGCCATAGCCGAGAAATCTCCGGATATTATCTTTCTGTTTTACATGCTGTCGGTTATCTAAGGGGCCCAAGACTTCTCTGATTAACTCGGATGCGGATCGAGGCCACGAGGCTGTATGGACTAAAAGAGCCTTAAGTAACGTTGCACGCTCAGCATGGCTAAGGCTTGTGAATCCAGCACCATAAGCAGCTTCAAGTGCGTCATGGATTTGATGGCACGTCCGAGATGCGAGGGCTGCTGCAGCGCTTGTCCCATTTGTAAAGTGCTCGTAACTTCCGGCTCCCTCGTGTGGTGGGGCTGCTACCTTCAGACCGTGGGCACGCGCTGCACCACTAGGTTTGACAGATAGTGCGGGTCCTGTTGTGACAAAGCGCAGATGCTCTCTTGAGGCTGGCATCAGGACATCTGGCTTTACACTATTCGCAAAGCCTGGGCCGAGTGCACTTGATGGATTTGCGGTGGTAGTGGTTGGAAATGGGTCAACGCTTGCGGTTGCAACGCGGCGGTCTGCTGATGGCACAGCATCTATATTTGCTCCACCAACTGTAATGCCGTTAACAGTCTCAGCTGGTGATAGTAGACGCCTCTCCGCTATCAGTTGACCTAGCGCAGACATAGTCATTCTTTCACGCTGCGGATGAGTTGCGCTTTCGTACTGAGTAAATGTTGTAACGCCTGGAACATTAAAAGAC
Proteins encoded in this region:
- a CDS encoding Glycosyl hydrolase (MaGe:77309824); translated protein: MTVAHSEQGAVTLLIGTRKGAFTLKSDAGRRAWTLSAPIFLGHIVHHVVADPRDRRTVLMAASTGHLGPTIFRSTNAGKSWKESSTPPAFSKARDGQQGRAAGHTFWLTPCHANEPKAWYAGTSPQGLFRSDDGGTTWKPFSYINDDPQYLEWMGSVQDGTPDGPKLHSIIVDPRDPRHLYFGMSGGGVHESTDGGNTFTPLIKGMETVDGFNASVVTYHDPHCIRQCPSNPDRLYQQNHCGIYRIDRPSNEWVRIGKTMPKAVGDVGFPMVVHPRNADIAWVFPMDGATVWPRVSPGGKPAVYVTKNAGKRWVRLDKGFPRTNAWWTVKRQAMTRDAHQAVGLYLGTTQGEIWASRNDGASWTCIARHLPEIYSVEAAAF
- a CDS encoding Molybdopterin synthase sulfur carrier subunit (MaGe:77309825), which produces MTVHLPSALRSYSAQQSAIEINASTLADALTELDRRFPGIRFRIVTEQDTVRPHIRLFVNERQAFDLQTALRHDDELHIVCALSGG
- a CDS encoding Methyltransferase domain-containing protein (MaGe:77309826), which produces MASQPTPQQLIEGQKQDWNRVAGGWEKWDRAFDEQMAFLNHRLVADARLHAGMQVLDLGSGTGYPALLGAQVVEKSGRVTGMDLAEQMLAAAERKAVRLGLTNVSFRTGDVTNLPFDANAFDAVTSRFCLMFLPEIPKAATEIARVLKPGSWVAAAVWSAPEKNPSIGLSMAAIKQVIDLPPPDPTAPGIFRLAKPGELAGFFQQAELVDVTDQEFLAEWVYASAEEYYTSLMEIAAPVQNLMAKLTDAQKQDVKQRIIQATAQFKRGNRIVFPMAVRMVAGRKPV
- a CDS encoding TfoXN domain-containing protein (MaGe:77309827); translated protein: MATRHDGFKDFVLDQLADLRGLTCQAMFGGYGLRHRGTFFGIVHKGRVYFKVTPETVTSYTEQRMKPLRVSSTMTLQAYYEVPTDVLEDAEQLALWAETACAAQPSRPTRMRTAATARRPRSVQKSRPRS
- a CDS encoding hypothetical protein (Evidence 4 : Unknown function but conserved in other organisms; MaGe:77309828), whose translation is MMALATLLFVGVAFGAEPTPVPLLWRAIPPPSIADQPPLPKKPWIVRERYIAFDETLLRILKDAAARPHPPVAAELFDAGRYELDIVSTLARINDTSFIRGQFKPPAQGDFSLVINGAMVTGTFQPGRRIFKIEPLGNGHHRVIEIDPEQEPKE
- a CDS encoding hypothetical protein (Evidence 5 : Unknown function; MaGe:77309829) — its product is MLPLLYPAELTQKIQLALGTVVLIVNIGIYGWLWQTRCLDAIQVIWSILSIRPAELDRQKRPNERDQPDSRHTRGMIPDRFSFHQPYS
- a CDS encoding hypothetical protein (Evidence 5 : Unknown function; MaGe:77309830) — its product is MGQALQQPSHLGRAIKSMTHLKLLMVLDSQALAMLSVQRYLRLF